One Chitinophagales bacterium genomic window carries:
- a CDS encoding hydrolase produces the protein MPEQYLKAEPTSDSPPYAQNPKDGIMRFTHRPSIRTRMFQWLTGKMVRVNKIKEHNCRKARQALETWANRQKLPPSVKTMSGTLDGFSYMWVIPPGCSEHKILYYLHGGGYSLCSANTHKRLIAALAGYAGMKALAINYRLAPEFRFPTAVTDAIKGYEFLLQSGFNAQHIVFAGDSAGGGLALSVLFSLKERKIPMPAAAVLISPWTDLTGSGQSLFANKKTDPLLTPEAVKLWGAIYAGPQVKHPLASPIYGDFSGLPPLCIQVSDSEILLDDALRAYQCARDAAVPCTLEIWHGLMHVWQIHTFLPEARKALQRLAAFIHSTLRLVMQQQTFA, from the coding sequence ACAAAACCCAAAAGACGGAATCATGCGCTTCACTCATCGTCCCTCGATTCGTACACGCATGTTTCAGTGGCTAACCGGAAAGATGGTAAGGGTAAACAAAATCAAGGAGCATAATTGCCGCAAAGCTCGTCAGGCCCTGGAGACCTGGGCAAACAGACAAAAGCTGCCCCCTTCTGTGAAAACCATGAGCGGAACTCTCGATGGCTTTTCTTATATGTGGGTAATACCACCCGGATGTTCGGAACATAAAATTCTTTACTATCTGCATGGTGGCGGGTATTCTCTTTGTTCGGCCAATACCCATAAAAGACTCATAGCGGCCCTTGCCGGGTATGCCGGAATGAAGGCCTTAGCCATCAATTATCGCCTTGCCCCGGAATTTCGGTTTCCGACAGCCGTAACCGATGCCATTAAGGGATATGAGTTTCTGCTGCAAAGTGGTTTCAACGCTCAACATATTGTATTTGCTGGTGATTCAGCGGGAGGAGGACTGGCTTTGTCAGTGCTCTTCAGTCTTAAGGAGCGGAAAATTCCCATGCCTGCCGCAGCGGTGCTGATTTCTCCCTGGACAGACCTGACAGGCAGCGGACAATCCCTTTTTGCCAACAAAAAAACAGATCCGCTGCTTACTCCCGAAGCTGTCAAACTATGGGGAGCAATTTATGCAGGACCTCAGGTGAAGCATCCACTGGCTTCCCCGATCTACGGAGATTTCAGCGGCCTGCCGCCCTTATGCATTCAGGTAAGTGACTCCGAAATCCTGTTGGATGATGCTTTAAGAGCTTATCAGTGCGCACGGGACGCTGCGGTGCCCTGCACGCTGGAAATATGGCACGGGCTTATGCACGTCTGGCAAATACATACCTTTCTCCCGGAAGCCCGTAAGGCACTTCAACGTTTGGCGGCTTTTATTCATAGCACCCTGCGACTGGTAATGCAGCAGCAGACTTTCGCATAA
- a CDS encoding 3-oxo-5-alpha-steroid 4-dehydrogenase, whose amino-acid sequence MTVQTFIYFNYGWIALAIVVFLILLKVSAPYGRHLRNNWGPAIHATTGWIIMELVSPLVFAFFFLQGQQTGYINWVFFSLWILHYFNRSIIYPLRASGKYKQIPLVICVFAILFNSVNGYLNGYYLGVFKTYDSAWLKDMRFIAGLSLFFIGFAMNNYSDEILLRLRKKSAGYSIPHGGLYRWISCPNYLGEILEWCGWAIATWSLPGLAFAAWTFANLFPRALSHHKWYKTRFKDYPANRKAIIPFLI is encoded by the coding sequence TTGACCGTACAAACCTTCATTTATTTCAACTACGGGTGGATAGCGCTGGCTATTGTTGTGTTCTTAATTCTGCTGAAAGTATCCGCTCCCTACGGACGCCACCTGCGCAACAACTGGGGACCGGCCATACACGCTACTACGGGTTGGATAATTATGGAGCTGGTTTCTCCGTTGGTGTTTGCTTTCTTCTTCCTGCAGGGGCAACAAACCGGCTATATTAACTGGGTATTCTTCAGCCTCTGGATTCTGCATTATTTTAACCGTAGCATCATATACCCCTTACGGGCATCAGGTAAGTATAAGCAGATACCGCTTGTTATCTGTGTATTCGCTATTCTGTTCAATTCGGTCAATGGCTATCTGAACGGATATTATCTGGGTGTTTTTAAAACCTATGATTCCGCATGGCTGAAGGATATGCGCTTTATTGCAGGCTTAAGCCTGTTCTTTATTGGTTTTGCCATGAATAATTATTCAGACGAGATTCTTCTGCGGCTGCGGAAAAAGTCAGCCGGCTATAGCATACCTCATGGTGGGTTGTATCGCTGGATTTCCTGCCCTAACTATCTTGGCGAAATACTGGAGTGGTGCGGCTGGGCAATAGCCACATGGTCGCTGCCGGGGCTTGCATTTGCTGCGTGGACATTTGCTAATCTGTTTCCCCGTGCCCTCTCGCACCATAAATGGTATAAAACCCGATTTAAAGATTATCCGGCAAACAGGAAAGCCATAATCCCTTTTCTGATTTAG
- a CDS encoding peptide-binding protein: MKSVALPTLFMAAGFILTGCPSAKKGDSAEWHSKREGVKEVIIHELSDCDKLNPLTSTDASSTYVEYNIFMYLLDINKETLELNPSLAVARPVITPVTDGEFAGGLAISYEIRPEAVWDNGQPVTGHDVAFTFKAVKNPHVDCEHLRPYLDFIWHIEIDKDNPKKFTFYTKDVFFAAESHSAYQAPIIPEYVYDPDGLMRAFTLRELSDPLQAARLREHPKMMEFARNFNSEKYQRERGYVVGCGPYAFVSWTTGQRIILEKKKNWWGDQLAGTAVNFAAYPEKLIYEIINDRTTALAAMKDETIDISDALREKDFFDLRKNVDFTRMYHLFDPMQLAYTYIGLNMKHPILSDLNVRKALAHAVDRKQIIDVLVYGLGIPINGPFHPTKKYYNTELKGYAFDLQRAQQLLEEAGWKDTDGDGIRDKVINGKKYPLKLVFKYNAGNDTREKIGLFFKDNCRKIGVNIEVIAREWTVFLDEIKNHNFDLYCGAWIQDPTEDDPKQLWHTESYQGGSNYVGFGDAQTDLLIEAIRREIDEEKRNALYKQFQSAVEAQVPYIFLYSPNARIVMSKRFENAKAYTARPGYTERELIVRGTRNVARF, from the coding sequence ATGAAATCTGTGGCATTGCCTACTCTGTTTATGGCAGCCGGCTTTATACTTACCGGATGTCCTTCTGCCAAAAAAGGTGATTCTGCAGAATGGCACAGTAAGCGCGAAGGCGTTAAGGAAGTAATTATACATGAACTGAGTGACTGTGACAAACTGAATCCGCTTACCTCTACCGATGCGAGTTCCACCTATGTGGAATACAATATTTTTATGTATCTGCTGGACATCAATAAAGAGACCCTTGAGCTGAATCCTTCCCTAGCTGTTGCACGACCCGTGATTACTCCGGTCACAGACGGAGAGTTTGCCGGTGGTTTGGCGATTAGTTATGAAATTCGTCCCGAAGCTGTATGGGATAACGGGCAGCCTGTTACCGGTCATGATGTGGCGTTTACATTTAAGGCAGTAAAAAACCCGCATGTGGACTGCGAGCATCTCAGACCTTATTTAGACTTTATCTGGCATATAGAAATTGACAAAGACAATCCGAAAAAATTTACTTTCTACACGAAGGATGTGTTTTTTGCCGCTGAAAGCCATAGTGCTTATCAGGCACCTATCATTCCCGAGTACGTCTATGACCCCGATGGGCTCATGCGTGCGTTTACGCTCAGAGAACTGAGTGACCCCCTCCAGGCAGCCAGATTGCGGGAGCACCCAAAGATGATGGAATTTGCCAGAAACTTTAATTCCGAAAAATACCAGCGAGAGAGAGGCTACGTGGTGGGGTGCGGGCCTTATGCATTTGTAAGCTGGACTACCGGGCAGCGCATTATCCTGGAAAAGAAGAAAAACTGGTGGGGTGATCAACTGGCCGGAACGGCCGTAAACTTTGCGGCTTATCCGGAAAAGCTGATTTATGAAATTATCAACGATCGCACCACAGCCCTTGCTGCTATGAAGGATGAAACCATTGACATATCGGATGCCCTTCGTGAAAAAGATTTTTTTGACCTGAGAAAGAATGTGGATTTTACGCGCATGTATCACCTCTTTGATCCTATGCAGTTAGCATATACATATATCGGGTTAAATATGAAGCACCCTATTCTCTCTGATCTGAATGTCAGAAAAGCACTTGCCCATGCTGTTGACCGCAAGCAGATTATTGATGTGTTGGTGTATGGCCTGGGCATACCTATCAATGGACCTTTTCATCCAACTAAAAAATATTATAACACCGAACTCAAGGGCTATGCATTTGACCTGCAACGGGCACAACAGCTGCTGGAAGAGGCCGGTTGGAAAGATACGGATGGCGATGGCATCAGAGATAAAGTAATTAATGGCAAAAAATATCCGCTCAAGCTGGTCTTTAAGTACAATGCCGGCAATGACACCCGTGAAAAAATCGGCTTGTTTTTTAAAGATAACTGCCGGAAAATAGGTGTGAATATAGAAGTCATTGCAAGGGAATGGACGGTTTTTCTGGATGAAATCAAAAACCACAATTTTGATTTGTACTGCGGTGCATGGATTCAGGATCCTACGGAAGATGATCCCAAGCAACTCTGGCACACCGAATCTTACCAGGGTGGCAGCAACTACGTAGGGTTTGGGGATGCTCAGACCGACCTGCTCATTGAGGCAATACGCAGAGAAATAGATGAAGAAAAAAGAAATGCATTATACAAGCAGTTTCAGAGCGCTGTGGAGGCTCAGGTGCCTTACATCTTTTTATACTCACCGAATGCCCGCATTGTTATGAGTAAGCGTTTTGAAAATGCGAAGGCATATACTGCCCGGCCGGGCTATACTGAACGTGAACTTATCGTGCGTGGGACAAGGAATGTTGCCCGTTTTTAA